In Motilibacter peucedani, the genomic stretch GCGCACATCAAGAGTACGTTCAACAACACCATCGTCTCGATCACGGACCCCACGGGCAACGTGATCGCGTGGGCGAGCGCCGGCCACGTCGGCTTCAAGGGCTCGCGCAAGTCCACGCCGTTCGCCGCGCAGATGGCTGCGGAGTCGGCCGCCCGCCGTGCCCAGGAGCACGGCATGAAGAAGGTCGACGTCTTCGTCAAGGGTCCCGGCTCCGGCCGCGAGACCGCGATCCGCTCGCTCCAGGCCACCGGCCTGGAGGTGGGCTCGATCCAGGACGTCACCCCCACGCCGCACAACGGCTGCCGTCCGCCCAAGCGCCGCCGCGTCTGACGCTGCCGACCCGCGAACCAGGAGACACACCACCATGGCCCGTTACACCGGGGCGGACTGCAAGCGCTGCCGCCGCGAGAAGATGAAGCTGTTCCTCAAGGGCTCGAAGTGCGATGGGCCCAAGTGCCCCATCGAGATCCGCCCCTACCCGCCGGGCCAGCACGGCCGCGGCCGGACCAAGGACAGCGAGTACCTGCTGCAGAAGCGCGAGAAGCAGAAGTGCGCGCGCATCTACGGCGTCCTCGAGAAGCAGTTCCGCGGCTACTACGAGGAGGCGAACCGCCGCAAGGGCAAGACCGGCGAGGAGCTGCTCCGCATCCTCGAGAGCCGTCTCGACAACGTCGTCTACCGCGCCGGCTTCGCGCCGAGCCGTGACGCCGCGCGCCAGCTGGTCCGCCACGGGCACATGCTGGTCAACGGCCACAAGGTCGACATCCCGTCCTACCGCGTGACCGAGAACGACATCGTCGAGGTCCGCGCGAGCTCGGTCGAGATGACCCCCTTCGTCGTCGCCCGCGCCACCTCCGGCGAGCGCACGGTGCCGGCGTGGCTCGAGGTCGTCCCCAACCGGATGCGCATCCTCGTGCACGCCCTCCCGGCCCGGCAGGTCATCGACACGCCGGTCCAGGAGCAGCTGATCGTCGAGCTCTACTCCAAGTAGCCCCAGCTCGTCCGCGGTGCGGCTCCCCGGAGCCGCACCCGCGGGCGGCCCGCCCTTTGTGCTGCGACGTCATATTGCGGGCGTCGCCGGAAGGAAACCAGAACAGTGCTGATCGCCCAGCGGCCCACCCTGTCCGAGGAGCCCGTCTCCGAGTACCGCTCGCGGTTCGTCATCGAGCCGCTCGAGCCGGGCTTCGGCTACACCCTCGGCAACTCGCTCCGCCGCACCCTGCTCTCCTCGATCCCGGGTGCCTCGGTCACGAGCCTGCGCATCGAGGGGGTCCTCCACGAGTTCACGACCGTCCCCGGCGTGAAGGAGGACGTCACCGAGATCATCCTCAACGTCAAGAACCTGGTCGTCAGCAGCGAGCACGACGAGCCCGTCGTCATGTACCTGCGCAAGCAGGGCCCGGGCGCGGTCACCGCGGCCGACATCGCCCCGCCGGCCGGTGTCGAGGTGCACAACCCCGACCTGCACATCGCGACGCTCAACGAGAAGGGCAAGCTCGAGGTCGAGCTGACCGTCGAGCGCGGTCGCGGCTACGTCTCCGCCGTGCAGAACAAGCAGCCCGGCCAGGAGATCGGCCGGATCCCCGTCGACTCGATCTACTCGCCGGTGCTCAAGGTGACCTACAAGGTCGAGGCGACCCGCGTCGAGCAGCGCACCGACTTCGACCGCCTCGTCGTCGACGTCGAGACCAAGAACTCGATCTTGCCGCGCGACGCCATGGCCAGCGCCGGCAAGACCCTGGTCGAGCTGTTCGGGCTGGCCCGCGAGCTCAACGTCGAGGCCGAGGGCATCGACATGGGCCCCTCGCCGCAGGACCAGGCCTTCGCCGAGAACCTCTCGATGCCGATCGAGGAGCTCGACCTGACGGTCCGC encodes the following:
- the rpsK gene encoding 30S ribosomal protein S11: MPPKSRQQGAAAKKVRRKEKKNIAHGHAHIKSTFNNTIVSITDPTGNVIAWASAGHVGFKGSRKSTPFAAQMAAESAARRAQEHGMKKVDVFVKGPGSGRETAIRSLQATGLEVGSIQDVTPTPHNGCRPPKRRRV
- the rpsD gene encoding 30S ribosomal protein S4 codes for the protein MARYTGADCKRCRREKMKLFLKGSKCDGPKCPIEIRPYPPGQHGRGRTKDSEYLLQKREKQKCARIYGVLEKQFRGYYEEANRRKGKTGEELLRILESRLDNVVYRAGFAPSRDAARQLVRHGHMLVNGHKVDIPSYRVTENDIVEVRASSVEMTPFVVARATSGERTVPAWLEVVPNRMRILVHALPARQVIDTPVQEQLIVELYSK
- a CDS encoding DNA-directed RNA polymerase subunit alpha gives rise to the protein MLIAQRPTLSEEPVSEYRSRFVIEPLEPGFGYTLGNSLRRTLLSSIPGASVTSLRIEGVLHEFTTVPGVKEDVTEIILNVKNLVVSSEHDEPVVMYLRKQGPGAVTAADIAPPAGVEVHNPDLHIATLNEKGKLEVELTVERGRGYVSAVQNKQPGQEIGRIPVDSIYSPVLKVTYKVEATRVEQRTDFDRLVVDVETKNSILPRDAMASAGKTLVELFGLARELNVEAEGIDMGPSPQDQAFAENLSMPIEELDLTVRSYNCLKREGIHTVGELMSRSEADLLDIRNFGAKSIDEVKAKLATMSLALKDSPPGFDPSSVVEAFGADDDASFAEDEQY